In Anthocerotibacter panamensis C109, the sequence GCCGTCCCTTCTACGCCCTCAAAGACCCAGTGACAGGCGTGCGCACAAGTATTCTTACGCGTCCCCAAGACTATAGTTTTAAGGCGTATGTGCATGAGTTTGCCGAAATTCAGACAGCTCTGGCGCGTCAAGACCCCCATCTCCCGCTAGCCGGTCCTGCCTTTACCTCCCGCCCTTGGGAAGACCAACTCCCGGATTTTTTGACAGCCCTCGCTCCAAAACTGGTACTCGTCACCGACCATCAATACGCCCTTTCGCGCTGCGCAGGCGGCATTCCAGGCAGTTTTACGTTCCCGACGCTAGATAATCTTTTGAGCGAAAAGGTTATCGAATTCTGGGTCGGACGGGCTGCTACTCTAGTCCAACAAGCGCAAGCACAGGGGCTAAAACTACAAGTGACCGAGTTCAACTCCGTCTCCTGCGGCGGGCAGGCGGGGGTCAGCGACGGGTTAGCGAGCGCCCTTTGGGTCATCGACCACCTCCTTGCGCTTGCCCAAGTTGGGGTGCGCGGGGTCAATATCCATACCGTGAGCACTTCTCCCTACGCCCCCTTTAAAGCCTCTCTAGATGGGGCAACACCCCAGATCATGCCCCTCTATGCGGGTTTACTCTTCTGTGCGCTAGCACTCAAGGGCGGACGGATTCAGGCAGTCCCCACCCCCTCTTCTCGAATCAAAGCCTACGCCATCTATGACCCAGTAGCTCCTCTACGGGTAGTCGTGCTCAATAAAGACCTCCAGCATGAAGTCCAGGTCACGCTCCCCAGATTCACCCGGTCCTGTAGGCTTCTGCGTTTACGGGGCGATGCCCCGGACCGTGCAGGGGTCACCTTAGGCGGTCAGAGCTTGCAGGCTGAAGTATTCGAGCCGACTGAAGAGACCCTCCAGCCTGTCCAAGGGAAATACCGCTTCCCCGTGCCCGCCCTCAGCGCCGTGTTGGTCGATCTCCATACCTGACCTTCAGCCTTGCGGGTTGACCACGACTGCCACACCGGGGCGCATCATCCGGCGGGTAATCAGGGCTATCAGCTCACGGGGGAAGAGCCGGGGTACAATCCCGGACAGCAGAAAGTTAGTCAATTTGGGAATCACGTAGCTACGCCCTTGTTCAAAGGCTCTGAGTCCGACAGCAACTACTTCCTCCGGGGTACTCATCTCCCCCACGGGAGGCTCTTGAGCGATCTCATGAAAAGGTGTGGCGGTCATCCCCGGACAGAGGGCTAACACCCGTACACCCCGGTCGCGGTACTCCGCCCAGAGTGCCTCGCTG encodes:
- a CDS encoding glycosyl hydrolase family 79 C-terminal domain-containing protein, giving the protein MRRRTALELALASALLPAWGAPLSEDAPLPEAVDLKFARVGRGTKVAQDFLGLSFEYSDLVAYLGRKNQEFNPGLVQLLKNLGPGTLRVGGASTDGTCWGLVPGPGGRPGCFFTLVPFLVRKLGALAQQTGWRLIAGINLAQNDPEVAQELVQGFLAGIPRAQILAFELGNEPDLYARRPFYALKDPVTGVRTSILTRPQDYSFKAYVHEFAEIQTALARQDPHLPLAGPAFTSRPWEDQLPDFLTALAPKLVLVTDHQYALSRCAGGIPGSFTFPTLDNLLSEKVIEFWVGRAATLVQQAQAQGLKLQVTEFNSVSCGGQAGVSDGLASALWVIDHLLALAQVGVRGVNIHTVSTSPYAPFKASLDGATPQIMPLYAGLLFCALALKGGRIQAVPTPSSRIKAYAIYDPVAPLRVVVLNKDLQHEVQVTLPRFTRSCRLLRLRGDAPDRAGVTLGGQSLQAEVFEPTEETLQPVQGKYRFPVPALSAVLVDLHT